CAATACTCGTTGTTTCTCCCGATTTCCGATCCGTGAGCGTCACATCAAAAACTGTAACCGCGCCATCCATCCGAATATTGGCCGCACGAACATCCGCCTGCGGGCTCGTACCATAGGTCACGAGCGTTCGGTCACTGACCCGACCCATCAGGGCCTGTACTTCGGGGTGATCAATACAGAGAACCGCAAGCCCATAGAACGGGACATTCTCGATGAACCGGACGAATGCATCACGAACGCCATCGAAGCTGCCATAGTGATCCAGATGTTCCGGATCAATATTGGTGACGACAGCAATGGTTGACGGCAGTTTGGTGAAAGTCCCATCACTCTCATCTGCTTCGACGACCATCCATTCGCCATCACCAAGACGCGCGTTCGTGCCATAGGCATTGATGATCCCGCCATTGATTACTGTCGGATCAATATCGCCGGCATCCAGAAGAGCTGCAACCAGCGAGGTCGTCGTTGTCTTCCCGTGGGTCCCGCCAATGGCCACGCAGGACTTAAGACGCATCAGTTCTGCCAGCATCTCGGCACGGCGCACAACCGGCAACATACGCGCACGCGCCTCTACAAGTTCTGGGTTGTCGGCCTTAATTGCAGATGACACGACCAACACCTGAGCATCGCCCAGATTGTCAGCAACCTGCCCCACCATAACCTTAATACCAAGAGCACGAAGCCGCTTCACATTTGCACTCTCAGCCGCATCTGACCCTTGCACGGAATAGCCGAGATTGTGCATCACTTCCGCAATGCCGCTCATGCCGATGCCACCAATACCGACAAAGTGGATCACGCCCATATCTAGCGGTGCGGGTCTCATTGACTTTTCTCCTGGGGTTCGTTTGTTCCCCCAGACCCCTGCTCAGGGGCCGAAAGACTGTGTGGGTTTTCAGGGGACGGCAGGCTGCCTGTTCGCTTACGAGCAACCTGCTCAACAAGGTCTGCAAGCGACTGAACGGCGCGGGGCTTGCCCTCTGCTTTTGCAGCAGCAGCCATATCCGACAATCTCCTTGTGTCGGAAAGTAAAAGAGACAGCGTCTCCGCGAGCAGGTCTGGGGTGAAACCATCCTGCTCGATCATGATCGAAGCGCCTGCGTTTGACAGGATCTCCGCATTGGCCTTCTGATCTTGATCAAGGGAGTGCGGAAGGGGCACGAGAATAGAGGGACGACCAATCACCGCAAGCTCACTGACTGTCGAGGCACCGGCACGCCCGATAACCAGGTGGGACCCCGCAATCACTTTTGGCATATCATCGAAAAATGCGGAAAGCTTCGCTGAGATCTCCGCGTTCGCATAAGCCTCCCCTACGCGACCCAGATCTTCCTCACGACATTGCTGCGTCACGCCAAGGCGCGCGCGCACCTCACCGGGCAGCTTTGCTAGAGCACCAGGCACAATATCACTCATGACCCGAGCACCCTGGCTACCGCCAAAAACCAACAACCGAATAGGACCGCTGCCAATTCCTTCAAACGGGACATCTGCCTGATCCAGCACTGCATCACGAACCGGGTTGCCCGTCACATGCAGTTTCGGCAAGGCACGAGGTTTCAAATATTTGGGCGCCGGGAAAGTTGACGCGATCGCATGAACAAACGGCGCAACAGCTTTGTTGACACGGCCCAAAACCGCATTCTGCTCATGAACAATCGTGGGGATGCGGCGAAGGATTGCCGCCAGCATAGGTGGCATGGTGGGATAGCCCCCAAAGCCCACAACCACCGACGGTTTGGCTCGCCCCATCACCGCCAATGATTGGCTGGTGCCGTTCACAATTTTGGCTGCTGCCGAAAACAAACCTGCGAGCCCTGGCCCAGAAAATGTCGCAGAGGGAACAGAGAAGATATCCGCCCCAGGAAACAGTCTATCGAAATGTTGCACACGGTCATCCGTAATCAGCACGATTGAGTGGCCGCGCCGTTTGAGTTCCTGCGCCAACGCCTGTCCAGGGAACAAATGCCCACCTGTCCCGCCTGCAGCGATCATGACCGGGCCAGCCAGAACTGTAGAGACACCGCTCATGCGTAAGCCCTCCATTCAGCTGGTTGGGCCCCGGCATGCACCCGTCGGCGCGTCAGCGAGAGCAACATCCCCGTCGCAACTGCGAGAGCCAGAAGTGACGAACCGCCGTAGGAGATAAAGGGAAGTGTCATGCCCTTGGCAGGCATAAGGTTCAAATTCACAGCCAAATTGATCAGCGCCTGAGCCCCGATCAGCAAGGTAAGGCCTGAAACGGCCAGCTGAACAAAGAGGTCGGTCTCATCAAGCGCGCGAAGGAGCGTGCGCAGGACAATGAAGCTGAAGAGTCCGATAATCAGGACACCGGCGAGCACACCAAACTCCTCCGCAGCAACCGCGAAGATAAAGTCCGTATGGGCATCCGGCAGGATGAGCTTTACAGCCCCCTCACCCGGACCCCGTCCAAAAAAACCACCTGCCTGAACCGCGTCCATTGCGCGGTCGATCTGGTAGGTGTCACCTGATGCCGGATCCATAAAACGATCCACACGACTGGCAACATGAGGCACCAGTCGATAGGCCGCGACAGCGCCACCCACTCCAACGGCACCCAGACCTATTATCCAAAACCAGGAAATCCCGACCATAAAGAGGAGGCCACCAAACACCAATGTGACTAGCGTTGCTTGCCCGAAATCCGGTTGCAGAATGAGAAGTCCAATAAAGAGAGCATAAAGTACAAAGGCCAAACTCATACCGGGCATAGCTTTGGTTCGCGCACCCTCCGCAAACATCCAGGCAACAAGAACAACAAAAGCTGGCTTCACAAATTCAGAGGGCTGGAGCGAAAACCGGCCGAGCGGCAACCAGCGGGTCGCGCCTTTGATTTCCGGCCCGATTAGAAGGGTCGCCACCATCAGCAACAGCCCACCAAAGAACATGACAACCGCTAGACGTCTCACTTGCCGGGTCGTGAAAAACGAGATGCCAAAAATCAGGATGAGAGCAGGAACCAGAAAGACCGCTTGACGGTAAACAAAGTGAAAGGAATTGAGC
The DNA window shown above is from Parvibaculaceae bacterium PLY_AMNH_Bact1 and carries:
- the murC gene encoding UDP-N-acetylmuramate--L-alanine ligase (Derived by automated computational analysis using gene prediction method: Protein Homology. GO_function: GO:0008763 - UDP-N-acetylmuramate-L-alanine ligase activity [Evidence IEA]; GO_process: GO:0009252 - peptidoglycan biosynthetic process [Evidence IEA]), translating into MRPAPLDMGVIHFVGIGGIGMSGIAEVMHNLGYSVQGSDAAESANVKRLRALGIKVMVGQVADNLGDAQVLVVSSAIKADNPELVEARARMLPVVRRAEMLAELMRLKSCVAIGGTHGKTTTTSLVAALLDAGDIDPTVINGGIINAYGTNARLGDGEWMVVEADESDGTFTKLPSTIAVVTNIDPEHLDHYGSFDGVRDAFVRFIENVPFYGLAVLCIDHPEVQALMGRVSDRTLVTYGTSPQADVRAANIRMDGAVTVFDVTLTDRKSGETTSIDGLRLAMPGHHNMLNALAAVAVAHRMGLPADAIVKGLAGFGGVKRRFSHAGSWNGVEIYDDYGHHPVEISAVLQAARSASDGRIIAVVQPHRYTRLRDLFDEFCSCFNDADTVIVSPVFEAGEKPIDGINRDTMVQGLQERGHKHALALENAEALPGVIAELAQPGDMVVCLGAGNITQWANALPLDLEKLSGGA
- the murG gene encoding undecaprenyldiphospho-muramoylpentapeptide beta-N-acetylglucosaminyltransferase (Derived by automated computational analysis using gene prediction method: Protein Homology. GO_function: GO:0050511 - undecaprenyldiphospho-muramoylpentapeptide beta-N-acetylglucosaminyltransferase activity [Evidence IEA]; GO_process: GO:0009252 - peptidoglycan biosynthetic process [Evidence IEA]), with translation MSGVSTVLAGPVMIAAGGTGGHLFPGQALAQELKRRGHSIVLITDDRVQHFDRLFPGADIFSVPSATFSGPGLAGLFSAAAKIVNGTSQSLAVMGRAKPSVVVGFGGYPTMPPMLAAILRRIPTIVHEQNAVLGRVNKAVAPFVHAIASTFPAPKYLKPRALPKLHVTGNPVRDAVLDQADVPFEGIGSGPIRLLVFGGSQGARVMSDIVPGALAKLPGEVRARLGVTQQCREEDLGRVGEAYANAEISAKLSAFFDDMPKVIAGSHLVIGRAGASTVSELAVIGRPSILVPLPHSLDQDQKANAEILSNAGASIMIEQDGFTPDLLAETLSLLLSDTRRLSDMAAAAKAEGKPRAVQSLADLVEQVARKRTGSLPSPENPHSLSAPEQGSGGTNEPQEKSQ
- the ftsW gene encoding putative lipid II flippase FtsW (Derived by automated computational analysis using gene prediction method: Protein Homology. GO_component: GO:0016020 - membrane [Evidence IEA]; GO_function: GO:0003674 - molecular_function [Evidence IEA]; GO_process: GO:0009252 - peptidoglycan biosynthetic process [Evidence IEA]; GO_process: GO:0051301 - cell division [Evidence IEA]), with the translated sequence MIRLSRANRSALSEWWWTIDRWTVVAILALVALGVILTLAASPAVANRLSLNSFHFVYRQAVFLVPALILIFGISFFTTRQVRRLAVVMFFGGLLLMVATLLIGPEIKGATRWLPLGRFSLQPSEFVKPAFVVLVAWMFAEGARTKAMPGMSLAFVLYALFIGLLILQPDFGQATLVTLVFGGLLFMVGISWFWIIGLGAVGVGGAVAAYRLVPHVASRVDRFMDPASGDTYQIDRAMDAVQAGGFFGRGPGEGAVKLILPDAHTDFIFAVAAEEFGVLAGVLIIGLFSFIVLRTLLRALDETDLFVQLAVSGLTLLIGAQALINLAVNLNLMPAKGMTLPFISYGGSSLLALAVATGMLLSLTRRRVHAGAQPAEWRAYA